Proteins co-encoded in one Crateriforma spongiae genomic window:
- the rpsO gene encoding 30S ribosomal protein S15, whose product MTISKERKQELIGEHGHENGDTGSPEVQIAILTERINGLTEHMRTHRKDYASRRGLLGLVSRRRRLLDYVRGGDPQRYLDIIGKLGIRK is encoded by the coding sequence ATGACCATTTCGAAAGAACGTAAACAAGAACTGATCGGCGAACACGGCCACGAAAACGGTGACACCGGAAGCCCGGAAGTCCAAATCGCCATTTTGACCGAGCGAATCAACGGCCTGACCGAACACATGCGAACGCACCGCAAGGATTACGCGTCGCGTCGTGGTTTGCTGGGACTGGTCAGCCGTCGCCGTCGCCTGTTGGATTACGTCCGTGGCGGCGATCCCCAGCGTTATCTGGATATCATTGGAAAACTGGGCATTCGTAAATAG